From Schistocerca gregaria isolate iqSchGreg1 unplaced genomic scaffold, iqSchGreg1.2 ptg001508l, whole genome shotgun sequence, a single genomic window includes:
- the LOC126332757 gene encoding U3 small nucleolar RNA-interacting protein 2-like, whose translation MKTKSRLHKRTKDGQTIKDPPSHSLAYEETSLPPTSQSRRYLSSFACNTKQITELSPNADEQFVSPKRARSDSSGTDLGGGALSERRHPSTRFDVSCRTEDSVDACDENRLGHTGSGLQTEMDDEARLRKGREYISRLVQELKQDQGQLSEVAISEKIYQDTLKKKGIIPYRKVASQLEGVDMNGLRVQRLRGHKLPVTAAVITEDEEWIVSAGKDGRIVKWDTRTGKKVAILTAAEEKGHVKKVLVLAVSSDGKLLASGGEDNKVSIWNMKSGELKDTLKGHKEAVSGLGFRRKSRDLYTASFDRTVKIWDCEEMAYVDTLFGHRGPIHALDVLDQERCVTCSQDRTVAVWKVAEQISLELIGPKYSIECVSLLTEDRFVSGTQDGAIQLWTSSKRKYEYQVESAHGAGTSEHPNWITAVACMRFTDLFASGSATGEIRFWRVVFKGGEESARRFELVNCMRVPGVINSLQFSNSGSKLVVGVGQEHRFGRWFKVQEAKNEVLVIDLPVIRG comes from the exons ATGAAGACAAAATCGAGGTTACATAAGCGAACGAAGGATGGCCAAACTATTAAAGATCCCCCCTCACACTCTCTTGCATATGAAGAGACCTCTCTTCCACCCACCTCTCAGTCCCGTCGATATCTCTCCAGTTTCGCGTGCAATACAAAACAAATAACCGAACTTTCGCCC AATGCGGACGAACAGTTTGTTTCGCCCAAGCGAGCCAGGTCAGACTCCAGCGGAACAGATTTGGGAGGCGGTGCTCTCTCAGAACGGCGCCATCCATCGACAAGATTCGACGTCTCGTGTCGCACCGAAGATTCTGTCGACGCCTGCGACGAAAACCGTCTCGGGCATACTGGATCTGGTCTCCAAACTGAGATGGACGACGAGGCGAGACTGCGAAAAGGCAGAGAGTACATCAGCAGGCTCGTCCAGGAGCTAAAACAGGACCAAGGGCAGTTGAGTGAAGTGGCTATTTCTGAAAAGATTTATCAAGACACT CTGAAGAAAAAGGGGATCATACCTTATCGCAAGGTAGCGAGTCAA CTGGAAGGAGTGGACATGAACGGATTGAGGGTGCAGAGACTGAGAGGGCACAAGTTGCCGGTGACGGCGGCGGTGATAACTGAGGACGAAGAATGGATTGTGTCCGCGGGTAAAGATGGGCGCATTGTCAAATGGGATACGAGAACTGGAAAAAAAGTGGCGATTTTAACAGCTGCCGAAGAAAAGGGACACGTGAAAAAGGTGTTAGTGTTGGCGGTGTCGTCTGACGGCAAGTTATTGGCGTCGGGAGGTGAGGACAACAAGGTGAGTATATGGAACATGAAGAGTGGAGAGTTGAAGGATACGCTGAAAGGGCACAAAGAGGCGGTATCG GGGTTGGGGTTTCGAAGAAAGAGTCGAGATTTATACACGGCTAGTTTTGATAGGACGGTTAAGATATGGGATTGTGAGGAAATGGCATACGTGGACACGCTATTTGGCCATCGAGGACCAATTCACGCGTTAGACGTATTAGACCAGGAGAGGTGTGTGACGTGTTCTCAAGACAGAACGGTTGCGGTGTGGAAGGTGGCAGAACAAATTAGTTTGGAACTGATTGGTCCGAAGTACTCGATAGAATGCGTTTCGTTGTTGACTGAGGATCGGTTTGTTTCCGGAACACAAGACGGGGCAATACAATTATGGACGTCGAGCAAGAGAAAATACGAATATCAAGTTGAAAGCGCGCACGGTGCTGGGACATCTGAGCATCCGAATTGGATTACGGCCGTGGCGTGTATGAGGTTTACTGATTTGTTTGCAAGTGGAAGTGCGACAGGAGAGATTAGGTTTTGGAGGGTTGTATTTAAAGGAGGCGAGGAGTCGGCTAGGAGGTTTGAGTTGGTCAACTGTATGCGAGTTCCTGGCGTGATTAATTCGCTTCAGTTTTCGAATTCTGGGTCTAAGTTGGTGGTCGGAGTGGGTCAAGAGCATCGGTTTGGAAGGTGGTTCAAGGTCCAGGAAGCGAAGAACGAGGTTTTGGTTATTGATTTGCCTGTTATCAGAGGATAA